ATCTGGGCTCTCTAACACTTAGGAACTTGGACACAGAACTTAGGCCCAGACATCCCAAAGATGCGGAGCTGCCCTGGGTCAACGGCAGTAGGCACATTCTGAGTCTCCACCAGCTGCACTGAAGATGGCCAGGGTTTGCTGTTGCCAGGAAACTTTCTACTAAGTTTCTAAGGATAAGATTCGCCTATCATCTTCGCGGCGGTATCCTGCTTGGCATCTTTTCCCCGTTCCAAGGCTATTACAGAGACGGGAGTTGCTCTATTTCATGAGGCACCAGACCATGTCCTGGAAGGACCTACAGGTGACAAGCCATCAGGAGACTTTCATCGAGCCCCAGTTCCATGCTGATAGTCTTGGGCATATTATCTAATTCATCTGTTGTTTCTCTTCTAAAAAATAAGATATCTGGACCAGGGAAGCGCCCTTCTAATTCAAACCAAGTCTAAAACTTCAGTGAATCTGTGTTTATGACAAATGAAGAATGCCCTAAATTTTATCTGTCTACAGCTTCCTAAACTCTGCCCTGAAATCTCCCGAGGTCAGGGTTTCGCGTGTCTTCTTCTTCCTGTCCCAGATCTGGGCAAAGGGTTCTCCTTTGTTGTCAAAGGCAGTTCATGAGTCTTCTGTGGGTGAAGCTGAACTTCCCTTGAGGAACAGCTGAAGTGTACCCTTGGGTCCCCAGTGACTTCCAAAGAACCCCTACTGTGGGCAACTGATGGTCCACTTTTTGAAATCTTTGTCATGTcctattaaaatactttaaaataaagcttAGCTCTAATCATTTCTAGAGAGTTTAAAAGAGTGGAGGACATTCCCCCCAAacatctcccttttcctccctcggAGTCACAGCCACTAGCACCCGTCCCGGAACCAGGACACGTGAGAAAGGGCCAGGCCTGGGTCGGTGGTCTGGAGCTGGGGGCAAAGGCCCAGGTCTATTTCCCTTTTCAAAGCGAAGTGGAAGTTAGTTTGAATTATGAACAGTGCTCAGCTACCTGATTTTGAGCAAGTAAAttcactcaatattttaaaatagttcaagGAACCATATTGACCAGAGATTCAAAATTAGCCAGGATTCCTTTCATAGTATTCATAAACCTAAGAATGGGACAAAATTCAAGACATTCCACCAACTTTGTTCAGTTCTGAGGATCATCTTTGGGAACTCAGGGCTCTTGTATAAAAGGACTCACCTATTTGCTTCTCCAAAGATGGTTCTGTATTTCTTTGATTGATTGactagcaaaagagaaagagaaaagttgtGTAATTAGTTATCAAAGCAGAAGAGGCAGAATTGTCAACTAAAGCAAGTCCTAGAAAGATAATTCAGACACCTCAAACCCTTGCCTAACTTAGACTTCAGCCAAGCAATTGTGCCTCACTGTCCCTCAGTTTTGTGTTTTGGAATAGTAccgacattttaaaaatcttttccaggAAATTTAATTTGGTCTATGAGTTAATTCCTTCTAAGCCAGACTCCAAATTATTTCAACTCCTCGAATCACTAGTTATGAGGTGGTAAATGGCTCAACCGACTGGCTTGATAACTGAGAAAGGAAGGACTGTTTGCCTTTGATTCTTTACAAGAAAATATTCCCTTCCCTGGTGTGAGCCAACATTCCCTCGCGGACAGGAGGGTGACGACAGCCACTGGTTCGGAAGACAGGACAAGAAGGTCTGAGGAGCACCTCACAAGCAGGGCAGGGCTCCATCCACGTGGCTCACAGCTGCCGGCCACCCGCAATGCAGCAGAGCCGCCTTGCCCAGCGACTCCCGGGCACGGAAGCCCCCATACCAGCCTTACCTCGCGGAGTTCTGCCAGTTCCTTTTGCAGGTGGAAGAGCTGATACATTCCCAGGCCCAGTCCAACCAGGGCCACCAGCACCATAAAGAATATCACCAGGAGCCACAAGCCTGTGTTGTGGTCCCTGCTCTTCTTCAGAGGCGGTGGTGGCAGCGGGGGCAGCGGAGGCAGTGGTGGAGGTAGCGGtggaggtgggggcgggggccTCCGTTGACCTGGCCTTCTGGGCACAGAGGGTGGACAGGCGAAAACTGACTCTggaggggcccaggaggagctggCACTACTGTCCACCCAGTAGATCTGGGGATACGGGTAGTTCAAGGGCTGCTGCATGGCAGCCAGTGGCTCGGGTCAGCCGCAGGGAAGGGTTTGGCTTCTCTCAGTCCTGCGGGAGGCTGAGGTGTCGCGGTGGGGACTCCGGTTGCTGACTGCTCACGAGAAGGGAACGCAGCTGTCTTTATAGTGTTTCCATAACTGAGGGAAacacctctctctctgtctctctctctctctctctcattctctttctgtttctcttgaaAGACACCCACAATACAATAAATGCCTCTAAAAAGCCTCAAGAAGCTCAGAGTAAACCCCTGGAAGCTTCCGCCCACAAGTTTCTGATGCAACCCTTCAAAGCTCTGCTTGCTGTCAGCACCCAAAGAGCTGGGAGGCAGTGCTCACCGTGCTCTGGTCCAACAGAGCAGTCGGCACTGGGTGCAGCCCTGTGGGCATTAAGTGGGACCCAGCTGCAGAGAGACGGACCAGGGGGGCCAGACCCTGGAGTCACGGCCAGAGAAGCCACCTGCACATCCTACCTTTAGCATGAGGAAACCCCTGCCCCACTCCCCACACACGCCTTTGGTTTCCCACACCCAAGTGTGATTTACCCTGACACTGCACATCATCATAACCGACAGGTGGACACCTGCCCTGTCCACTCCACAGACCAGCTCAGAGGTGGTCAGAGGTTGCAAACCAGCTGCCCATGGGCTTTGAGAAGCCTCAGAACTGCTTTGCTTACACTACACAATCTAATTCTTTCATTAGTCACCCACTTTTAAAACTGGTACtgtacacattaaaaatatatgtttccattctgttttgaaatattagaatattGGACACTCTCGAGGCTCTCTCTGCAAACCCAGTAAGCTACCCTAGGAATGAGACACAGTTGCTCCAGGTCACCCAGGGCCACACCACTACACCGCCTTCCCCATGCAGTCGCTGTTCTGGTCCCTGCAGGCATTTCTGCTCATAGTCCCTATTACAACTCCCAGATGAAATTCATGATGCCCAGTtaattgaatttcagataaataatttttaggaCAAGAATATCCTGAACATTGCAtggaaatagtaaaaaatattcattgtttatcATAAATTCAAATTCAACGGTGTGTCCTCCAATTTCTTGCTTTTGACTGAAGCTGGCAACTCTACTTGGGTAAACCTCGCCCTTTCCTCTGGCCTCACATAACCTTTATATGCCAATAACTTCTAAGAACTCAGCTTTAGTTCCAACCATTCTCCCATAGAAACCACAAACCTCCtacaaattcttattttctattttattggagtgctCTACTTTTCAAATTTGATCAGTTTTTATACCATCTGGGATTTCTATGTGCTCACTCTGGCTTTCTCCACCTGCAGCATACCAACACAGGACATATTATTTCCCTGTGACGTTCTGCCCATCCCACCCCACTCCCAACACAACCCCCTTCTCTCGAGGTCACTCCCTCTGGTgacaaccccagctcccctctctgcctctgctCCAGCCTTTGGCTGGTGTCCCAGGACTGTTAAGGAGGTTCCCGTCACCCACCCACTCCCATCTTGCCAACCGCTGTGGCCTCTACTTCAGGCTGGGACGTCTCTGGTTTTCTAGGTGCAACTTCCACAAAAACTTCCAGGACTCTAAGAACAACGCTATATTTCTCATCTTCCTCTGCCCTGTGCCTCCTCCTGATTCATTCTGTGacagtgtggtgagccgtttctgtgtactgtggccaccattacaagatggcgctgataagcgccgtggcctgtgataaacaactccttattttgggagagttggcacgtagctgtaaaataccctatgagaaagatccacgtggcagttgtgcattggggctttatctgctttattagggctggggcacgtagcagtagtagtaggagtagcagtagtagtagtagtaggagtagcattagaagtaggagtagcagtaggagtaggagtagcagtagtagtagtagtagtagcagtagtagtaggaagtagtagtagtaggaggagtagcagtagtagtagtagtagtagtaggagtagcagtaggagtagcagtagaagtagcagtaggagtagtagtagtagaagctagaagacatgtcaaaataaaggcctgaataaactgctgaaggaagaatcctgtgtcgtgtttcctttgctggcgaggggacgcggcatgACAGAGGAAGCAGAAGCCCATAGCTCCCAAGCAGGAGCTGAACAAAGTGAAGAACAAGCAAAGACAAAGAGGGCAACTTTAAACACTGGCATCAGGCTTGGTGATGCCAGCGAACGTCACGTGTTGGCAAAATCCTAGAATCAACACCTGTACAAACAATAACGGGGCCCCATCAGCTTTTGGGGATACCTAAACCTTATTTATTAGGAGAAATAATTAAAGTATATCTTTAGCTCTGTGATTGCTGAATTCATAAGATTTGTCCTCAAGAGCTGGACTTAATAAATAAACCAAGTAATAAACCAACCAAGGCACCAACAGGCTGGCTCTGCCCACCACTTCCCACACCTGGGAAACTCAAACTGGGTTCTTCTCCCAGCCCTTTCCCCACTCTTATTTGCACCTGCATCTCTCATTGCAGAACCAGAGTTCCTTGAGGAAGGCAGGAGAAGGATTCAGAGCTGCCCATCTGTttcaggagaaggaggaggagtcgGCTGACCAGTTGCAGACAGTCACAGGGAACAAATTTTAGTGTAGGACCAAATCAGATGGCCCTCCTTGTACGGGTTGTGATGATTTCCTAAGTACCTTTCACTAGatgaaaattcaaattgtttttctttctttctttttttttgagagagttttttaatattcatttttttttttttttttttttttttttttagttttttggcggacacaacatctttgtatgtggtgctgaggatcgaaccagggccgcacgcatgccaggcgaacatgctaccgcttgagccacatccccagccctcaaattgtTTTTCACTGTGGTTCTTCTAACATTGTACCTTTTCCTTCAGAAATTGTCCTAACCCTCTAGAAACAGGGTTGAAACATGCTCCCAAAGCTTTGTGTGAGTCACAGGGAGGCTGGAAGGTCAGAGCAGTGAAGAGAAAGGGCtgctctgtctgtctgtccagtCCTGCAGAAGCAGACCAGGGCTCCAGAGGTGACTGGGCTGTAGCAGAGTGGTCCATCCTCAGAGAGCCGCTGCTAACCCTCCCGGACCTAGAGAAGACTCCCAAGAGCAGCTGCCGAGTCAGTAGAAAGGCCAGGCCTTGCAGTTGTCTCAGAAGTGACCAAGGCCCCGGTGGGTGCTGAGCCCGAGTTCTTTCACTCGCAAACGTGAACCCACATATTTAATTTCACGAGGTCCCTCCAGACACTCATCTGCGTGGTCGGCCCCTAGGCACCAGCAGTTGCGTGAGGACTATCCTGTCCAGTCTTCCTTGGCTGCCTACTGTCCACCTTTCTAGTTTTTGCCAAGTGTCATGGCTACAAAGTCCTATCTCAAGGTCTCCTAAACTTCTTCTCTGCGGCTCCCTGTGAGTTTGAAAACCTGGCCATATATCTGTTGGACATTCCAGTTTCCCTTTTTTGAGGCTACTTCCAGTTCATACGCCATGCCCGTTTTAAAACTGgggttcttttctccttcctgctgATTTGTGGAATCTCTCATACTTTGTATTTTAGATATAAATCCACAGTGACCTTCAGATACTGAAAACATCTTGTCCGTGCCATTGCCCATTTCCTCTTTAGGTCCCTCTGGAGTTTGCTCTTGTTCGGGAGATGAGCAGGAGTCCTTGTGTATGATTTTCCACGTATGAACCGGTTTTCCCAGCACAGCCCATCTTTCCTCTGCTGGATTCCTGTGGAGCACTTATCACACACCAAGATTCCTCTTATAGCTGAACCACTTTACGGACCCTTGTTTCTTCTGGTACCAGGAGCACATAGTTATAGCCTCCGCCTCTCCCCGATCCACGCGAGGGGAGGCAAGCCTCTTTGCTGGGAGCAGCGTGGCCTCTATTTCTAAGATGAGTGTGTTCAAGCTTCCAAGCGCAGTGATTGCTCCCTGTATTTAGCGTCCGATCATTTACCTGTTTTGAGATTCACTCTTGGGCACACCTGTGTGCACAATGTGAGTGTGATCACAAAATCAGGAcgctcaagaccagcctgagaGCAGCATCGCTGGTGAGAGCTGAGGGGCCGGCCTGCAGGGCAGCAGGTTGTGGGGGCACGGCTCAGACAACATCAGAAGGCTGGAAATGCTTGGCTCTTGTGGGCGGCCCTTTCTGATGCTTGAAATGCTTCACTGCAAAAACACATGTCACGGTGAGTATGTGGGAAAGCAGATCCACCCGGGCTGACTTAAATGTCAAAGTCGTTGCTTTTGTCACCCACTGTTTCCTTTGGTGCCTAGCATATGTTGGGGCATGCGGCTGGATGCCTCGAGAGACTTCCATTCCGGGGGTCCCATAAGAAGGCACCCTCTGAGTCTGAGGTGTGGCTTGCTGTCTGTCACAGACCTTGGGACCTCAGTTAGTGACTCAAGAGAGCCGTAGCTCTTGTGCTCTGCTGTTATTTCACAAGAAGATCTCTCCCTGGAGCCTTATTTGCCAGCCAGCTGCAGCTCTGCTGTGTTCCTCGGCTCGACCGCCACCACAGACTGTGGGCTGAGCAGCAGACTGCTTCCCTGCACTCATGGAGGGTCCAGTCTGAGATCAGGTGTCCGTGTGGTCAGTTCTCCCGAGGACTTCTCTCTGCGTGCTCGTGTggtgggtctctctctctctaaggaAAGTAGGCCTCTGAGATTCAGACCCCACCCTCGGGATCTCACCTCTCCTTAATTTAATCACCTCCTAAAAGTTCTTTTTCCAGATACACCTTGAAAGTTAGGGCTTCCACCCATGAACCCGGGAGGGAGACAGTTCAGTCCACAGCCACCGTCCACCAGCCTTCTGAAAGCTGCAGGGCTCTAGAGTAACATGGAGATCACAGCACCACGGACGTCCAGCCCTCTCCCTTGTTTCACAGTTGTGGGCACTGGGCTTCAGAGGGATGAGCGGCCTCCAGGATCACCAGTAGAAGAGCGAGGAGGAAGGCCTGGCCTGGCTCCTGGTGCTGCCCACCACATCCTAAGTGTGTGGAATTGAAACCCACGGGTTTGATCTTTGTTCAAGTCTGTCCCACGCATCTCTGGCACCTGCTGTGCACAGGCAGCGGAGGATGCGAGGATGTGACCGGGTCAGGCACGGCTCCCGGAGGAGCCTCGGCGGGTCCTGTCCCCATGTTGCCTTCGTGGTCTTTAAAGTCCACTTGCACTTTCTGTCCCTCATAATCAAACACTGATTCAGTTTTCCTTTGGgatggtgggaaggaaagggggacAGAATGATGCGTCTGTTGAGCACCTGCTGGATGCCTGGCACTGTGCATGGACGTTGTTGTATACCTTACCTTATCTGGCTCTCGAGCAGCCTTCATGATtgttccctttttctttatttttatgcggcgctgaggatcaaacccagtgcctcacacatgctaggcaagcaccctgccactgagccccaaccccagccccattattgtTCCCTTTTTATAAGTGATCCAGAGAAGCTGAGGAATCCATGAAGAAGCCGAGCTTGGATAGGAACCTGGATCTTTCCATCAGGCCGCAAGGCCACTCTCGGAATCCTTCCCTCTTCTCACAGCTGTCCTTTCCTCCTGCAGATTCTCATGTGTCCTTGGGATGTCTTTGACAAGTAACACATAACATCAAAATCCCTACTTACCCTTCCAGGGAATATGAATTCCCAATCACAGTGTCTTTCCAACCTTTGACCTCCCTGCCCCTCGCATTCCCACCCACCACTCTTCCACATCTCCTgctgatattaaaaaagaaaatccaaaaccaCACTCTCAACCGCTAGTCATATTTACTGCGCTAAATTTACTGCATTTCAAGCACCAAACTCCCCTCCCCAGCAACAAGACAGCCCGGTGTTGTTGATTCCTCAGGAATCTCTGTCCCCAACAGGAAACTCAGGAGGAGACCGCGGGCCACCCTCAGGGTCGTGCTCCCAGATGTCACTGCACCACACTGACCGCCTCGCTTCCTAGTCCTTTCCATTTCCATGGGGTCCCGCCACTGTACAAGCCCAGTCCTTGGTTCCTCCCCTCCGCTCACAGTgacccctattttattttttttagcttcctGGTTTGGACCCGATGGCTCCTCAAACCGAAgagccccttcctcctcctggaagACTCTTGCTTTCTAAATCAGCTCCAGCGTTGCCTTCCCTGCACAGCCACTCAGGCACAGGGACTCCCTGCCCCCTCAGAGTGCTGACTGCAGCACCGAACACCAAGTCACCAGGCTCTCATCTGCTTCCTCAACTCGACCTCCTCCACGTGGACAATTTCTTGTTAATTCTGGAATTTTCAATCTCCAGCCCAAAGGCCTTTGCatacagtaagtgctcagtagGAATTTCCTGAGGATGCTTGACCGTGTAGACCTTCTGTAGAACTAGAACCCAACAGTAAAGGTTCAGCACCCCTGATCCGGAAAGAGACTTAATGCCATCCCATCCGACCTGGAATCAAATCCAACGGACAAAACCAACTCCTCACAGAAAATCCGTGAAACGCCCTCCTTGGCCTGCCCACCTGGGCCCGCCCCCTGTGCCGCAGACTCCTTAGCCCTGGAGTCAACACACCGGAGCCTCAGGCTTCAAACAGCAAAACCTGCCAGGGAAGCCCCCTCTGTGGCGACCCATCTCTGCAGAGCCAACTGTCTTTCCCCAAAACCCACCCCACACTACAGGAGGTACCACGGCAGACCCAGAGCCCAAGCCCGAGGACCATTCATCTCCCAGGCAGGAGCCAGGCCACCTTTACCACTGGTCCTGGCCCAGCTTCACAGCCAGGTTCTCATCAATGGCAATCATCTGGTGCCCTGGAATGTTCACACGGTCACAAAAGGGCTGGTGTTTCCTGTGCATCCGTTACGTCTAGATAGGGAATCACACCCTTCATGTGGATCATCACATTGTTAAAACAATCCAGCGAGGCACGTGCTGTAAACAGCCTTCTCAGCAGAAGAGAAGACCAGCTCAGACAGGTGAAGCTATTTGTTCAAAATTACATACACAACTTTTAAGTGACGGAGCTCGGATCTGAACCCAGGCTGTCCAGCCTCAGGACCCCAAACATGCCGCCATCCTGGAATGGACTCCTATATTCCATCCCTCCGGGTGTGCTGTCCCCCGCCCCCGTCCATCCCTCTGAGCCAGGACCTGCCTTCTCCTGCAGTCTTCCCGAGTCCTGTTCTGCCCTAGAAATCCCTTCTTAGGCGACTCCAGTTCCCTGAGGCAGTTCCCTGGTGGATGCGCTGTCCACCTCCCATACACCTTCCTGCTGTCCTCCGTCACCCGGCCTTGCCTGGGGAGGCAGCCTCCCTCTGTTTTGCCAGCTTGAGAGACCCACCCCACCACCTCTACAAAGTGAGCCTTTGCCTCTTGCTGTCAGCATCTGGTCCCCTCTCCTGTCCCTCTGCCTTGCACACATCAAAAGTAATTGACTGTAAAGACAGGGAGGCCTCAGTCCTGGGCCCCAGGCACTCCCCTGATGCCCAAAGAGAGCACAGGTGCAGGGTTTCCTTCTCCCTGAATTAACCCTCCCTGGTGGCTCTGCGCTTTCCTTTGTCCTGCATGGCCAGCACTTCTCTCGCctgtgtcgtgtgtgtgtgtgtgtgtgtgtgtgttgtgtgtgtgtgtgtgtgtgtgtgtgtgtgtgtgtccctgatACAGACTCCTGCTCCATCTCCCCATGCCCAATGACCAGCACAGTGTGctgggcagaggagggggagaggatcAGCAGACGGAGAGCAAGGCCTATAGAAGGACCCAGTTTCGTTTCCCTGACACTCATTCCCACACAATTCTGTTTCAGCTCCAACTCCgcagagtggggtggggtggggggacactgAGGAAGTGGTCGAGGGGTGGCAGGAGGCACTTCCTTTCACAGAAATCTTTGGGGCAGAAGCTAAGGGTCATGACGTCTTCATCCTGCAACATAGTCTGTTTCGTAGTCTACAGACACCTATCTTCTgtgttctctgttttctcctcacCTTTCTACGTAGACTTGTGAACTGCTTTCCCTTCTGTGTTCAGAACTGGAAGCGGTCCCAGGACTCAGGCACGTGTCCACCCTCATTCACTTCCTCTCTCTGTATCTATCATGCTCCCCTGGGCCGGGCCTGGACCTGACTCAGCACAGCGTCATCACCCACTCTAACTTTCTCACTGGCCAGGAAACCTGAGCAGCAATGACGTTCCCAAACCATTATAGTTGGCAGCCTGTCACTCCCAACAATGAAATGTCTCAGGGCAAAcaggaaaagattaatattaaacacgCTAAACGTAGAGGTTTCTGTACACAGGTATGTTTCCTACCCACCTCATGTTCTCTGGGCTCCAGGAATTGAGAGGGTACTGGACCATATGCTGGTGGGCAGCTTCATGTCACAGGGTCAGCAGAATCTCAGCATGATCCACACTGGATCTGAAGCCATCATAATGTCCCAGCAACATCTCTTTTCCTGAAAAAAGGGTTAAATATTATTGTCACTCATAATCTCCTCCCTGAATCAagtggaaagttttttttttctttgtaaattttatttaatccttatgtCACCTAAGCCTCCCCCACCTATGGCTCATCTCTATTGCCATGGTAGAGACGAGCAAAGACGCAACTCAGATGATGATGAGTTTTGAGTGTCTGCTAAAGAGATCAAACTGTTTAGAAAGATCACAGACTACCCTGAAGAGAGAGTATTGAGAGCAAAACTTAAtactggggctcagcggtagcatacttgcctggcatgtgtgaggcactgggtttgaacctcagcaccacatataaataaaatcaagatcaacaacaactaaaaaaaatatttaaaaaaaccttaatactgaagatgagaaaactgagacctgGAGAAGAAAAGTAGATTCCTCAGACGCAGCCAGCCTGCCTGTGCCTTGCCAGCTTTAGAAACCCACCCCATCACCACTACTGTGATCAGGTTGGGCATGGCAGGGCGGGGTGAGAACCTCCAGTCCCCCAGCACTGGCAGAGGCCCAGCGCTCCCCACAGCAGCTCCAAGCACCCCGATGGCCCCGGAGGTGGGCCCAAGCC
The sequence above is drawn from the Urocitellus parryii isolate mUroPar1 chromosome 9, mUroPar1.hap1, whole genome shotgun sequence genome and encodes:
- the Faslg gene encoding tumor necrosis factor ligand superfamily member 6 isoform X2 — its product is MQQPLNYPYPQIYWVDSSASSSWAPPESVFACPPSVPRRPGQRRPPPPPPPLPPPLPPLPPLPPPPLKKSRDHNTGLWLLVIFFMVLVALVGLGLGMYQLFHLQKELAELREATPVHPLIKRH